One Primulina eburnea isolate SZY01 chromosome 4, ASM2296580v1, whole genome shotgun sequence genomic window, ATCCAAACACAATCTAAATGAATTCGAATTTAAGATATATGAGCTTTAAGCATAAACTTTAGTCTAGCTCAATTTGGGTCGACTAAATCCTAGTTAAGGATTAAAACATGGTCGGATGAGGCGGGTTTCGCAAGTCCAGACCTGTCTCGCCTCAAAACCCGACGGAGATAATAGATGATTGCATTTATGTACTCGTTTTTATTGGACAAATACATGGTAACATAATTAATATTCACATAACTCTGCaacttttttcaaaaaaaaaatgtaagaaTACTCTTGATCGACCAAGTTAATTTTAAATTGACATATTAAATGCAAAATTTGAATCGTCCAGTCAACAATAGTATATATATGCGTGAATGAACGAGCGAAAGTCCTGTTTTTGCTTATGCTTCTTTTATCAAATGACCAACGCTGATTTCATCAAAGCAGGTTTGATTCCGAGTGAACTTAGGAAATGGAAGACCACGACTGTTTCTCCTCGGGACGAGAAGGGTCGCACAGACAATGTTCAGATTTTTATTTGGCATGACAAAAATGGAAATGCTGGATTCAATTTCAGTTAGGACATGGTTCTAACCAAATTTGCTTCTTTTCAATAGATTGCTATGTAATTACGTTTTCTGCTATCGTCTTTTCTCGTGTGAACATGATGTTCTTGCAGCTTTCCGCTGTAAAAAATGAAACAATATCTTGTTTTGCGTGGCATACAAAAATTCTGATACATTGCATGTCCGGATTATATGTTTATTACAAAACTATGAAGATAAAATCTGTGGCGAATTTAATTAATCTGGTGATGCTGCGGTTTCTTTTCTCTCGGATCCCCTAATATTTGTCCAAGATTTACTACCTTTCGCAAGAGCGATTCGAGATGGCTCCAAATCAACGTCGAGTTTTGAAGGGTCCAAGAATAGTTTGTCTCTAATGAACCTATCCAAATTGAAACCACTTCCACTCTCCATATCAGTTGAAAAACCTCTGATGTATTTGTCATCTTGAACGTTTACTGAATATCCATCAACTTTGTTTAAATTCAACAGTCTCTTTATACTATCGATAGCTGGATCGATGATGTCCAAGAATCCCATGATCCATGATGCATCATCCACAACTTCCGTGCGCTGTAGTAAACCAACAATCGGGTTTAAGCTCAAAATAATCATCACAAAGTCGAAAATCCATTTCAGCGCGCATACGAGAAGTACCTGTTGGAAGTAGAGGTTGCGGATTTCTTCAGCTCGTACAGAATTTCCTTGATCTTCTTCCAAAGATGCCCAAGTCATCCATGTTACATAGCTTTGAGAATTTATGTTCAGCGAAGATCTAAATAGTCTTCGAGCTGCTGATAGATTGCCAACCCTTTGCTCCAAAACACCCCAGGCCTACAAATGTACTGAAAGAGTGAAGATAAGAGTTGAAAAAGAAAACAAGTGAAAATAATAGCCAAAACTTGAATCTATTCACTCGCCTGCAGGCAACGTGCAGCACTTTCAGTATTGCAATCAATCGATAGAGCCTTTTGGTATAACTCCCGAGCTGTGCCTAAATTTCCTTCTTTCCATTCCATCCAACCCCAAGCCTAAAAATAAGTGGAAATATTATCAATTGTCAGTAGCAGTTTCGTTTTGGGGGCATAAACGTAGGCCAAGATTCTCGCGTACACTAGAAACTAGAGTTTGGGACATTTCATAAGTACTCACAATCCATACTGGTTGATGCCTTGGATCCAACTCAGACGCCCTTCTGAACAGCACTCGTGCTAAATTTGCTGTGGAGTATCTGTATTCCAACAATGCAAGTGATTGCAAAAGAACTGGATCTCTAGGATTCACCGCATGCCCTACTTTCAGAAGTTTCCTTGCTAGATCAACATTTCCTAGATTAGCTTCGAAGACTCCCCACACATGCCATGCAAACCTATTCTTTGGACTAGCCTGCACAGCTTTCTGACCCAAAAACCCAAGGGAAGTTGAGACTTCAGGTGCAAAAAGAAAGAACCTCAAAACAATCCGGAATCAAGGTCTCGAAGAAACAGACCTCAAAAAGTTTTCTGGCAGTAGGGTTGTTCTCCTGTTGTGCCTCAAGCTGAGCCCACGCCTTCAAAATAAGAAAACTCAAACATTAGTTCCATATCCATCACCAGCGTGTTCAAATGGCagtaattttcttttcacaacTTACTAGCCAACTAGCACAGCTCTTCGGATTGCATTTGGTTGCTTGCCTGAATAAATACTGAGCCTGTTCATATCGCTTTGCTCTAACTTCAAGCAGGGCAAGTGTCTGGTAAATATACTCATTCCCACCACAAAACTTGAGACCCTTTCCCAGAAGATTTCTCGCTTTTTTAATATTTCCTTGTTGCATCTCCAAAACAGCCCATCCATGCCAGGCTGCAATGTGCCTCTTATCAGCAACTGTGGCAGCATCAAATAAGTCTCTAGCCCTCCTTATATTACCCATCTTATTTTCCAGAACAGCCCAACACTGGCAAAAAAAGAAACATAGAATACATTTTTCAACTCGTCTACATGCAAATTTCTCTAAGAGATATAGACTCAAACCCAACCTGCCAAATGTAAGAATTTTCCCCTTGTGTAGCCTGACATCCCTTTTCATACACAACTCTTGCTTCATTCATTCTTGATTGATTACTCAAAGCCTTCCCTAAGGCAACATAAGGCCTCCCATCTTCCGACCAGTAACTTATACACTTGAAGCCATTGCATGATCACAAAAGATTAAACAAATGAGAAAGACTCCAAAAATTCACTAAACAACATAATTCAATCCTAACTTTGGTTTAGCACAACTCAAACATCATAACCACAAAGTCAATGAAGAAAAACAATTACGGATGGAATAAAGGTACCAATTACTCCAGATCAGAGAAATCATTACAAGTATCCATATTCTACCTTCTTGAGAATCTCCTCTGCTTCTTCATACCGATAATTCCGCACCAAAATCTTAGCTCTGTACAAAGCCAAATCCAAATTCACCAAAAGGGGTCTCTCAGAACTTGACACAACCCTCTCAGGCTCAAAGATCGGCATCTTCTTCGCGAATCGCGAGAGCCCTGCATCAATAGCCGAAGACGTTCTAAGTTTCTGCAGCTTAATAGCAATTGCAGAACTTTCTCCATCTCCAGTAAACTtcccttcttcttcttcttcttcttcttcttcttcttcttcttcttcttcttcttcttcttcatcatcggAAAACTCCACAACCGGCCTGCGAAAAACAAGCAACTCCTCAAGGGACTTCTTGGCATTCATGATCTCTATATCGAAATCATCTTTATCTTTCCTTTCACTGTCAGTTCGTATCGCAGATTTTTGTGGCTTTTCTTGAAGAATCGGCGATGatgctgatgatgatgatgattccTGCGCGTGTACATGATTTGAAAAGGGGTATGCAGAGGAAGATTGAAGAGTTCTCAAGGGTACTGGGAAACTAAATTTCGAGGAATTTGGAATCTGAGAAGGTGAAAGGAGAGTAAATTTAGAGGTCGAGGAGGGAGAAGAGAACAGTGTCATCTTCCCAACGGCTAAACTGTAGATACAACGGTGATAATCTGTCTTTAGACGAAGCTCTGCGCTGAATGACCAATATATCCTCGACTACTTCAGGCGGTAAAACGTAACGTATTGTGGAATTGTGATAAGACGTGGGCAAAACAGTAGTTTCGTGTACTTAAACAAAT contains:
- the LOC140830791 gene encoding protein high chlorophyll fluorescent 107 — encoded protein: MTLFSSPSSTSKFTLLSPSQIPNSSKFSFPVPLRTLQSSSAYPFSNHVHAQESSSSSASSPILQEKPQKSAIRTDSERKDKDDFDIEIMNAKKSLEELLVFRRPVVEFSDDEEEEEEEEEEEEEEEEEEEGKFTGDGESSAIAIKLQKLRTSSAIDAGLSRFAKKMPIFEPERVVSSSERPLLVNLDLALYRAKILVRNYRYEEAEEILKKCISYWSEDGRPYVALGKALSNQSRMNEARVVYEKGCQATQGENSYIWQCWAVLENKMGNIRRARDLFDAATVADKRHIAAWHGWAVLEMQQGNIKKARNLLGKGLKFCGGNEYIYQTLALLEVRAKRYEQAQYLFRQATKCNPKSCASWLAWAQLEAQQENNPTARKLFEKAVQASPKNRFAWHVWGVFEANLGNVDLARKLLKVGHAVNPRDPVLLQSLALLEYRYSTANLARVLFRRASELDPRHQPVWIAWGWMEWKEGNLGTARELYQKALSIDCNTESAARCLQAWGVLEQRVGNLSAARRLFRSSLNINSQSYVTWMTWASLEEDQGNSVRAEEIRNLYFQQRTEVVDDASWIMGFLDIIDPAIDSIKRLLNLNKVDGYSVNVQDDKYIRGFSTDMESGSGFNLDRFIRDKLFLDPSKLDVDLEPSRIALAKGSKSWTNIRGSERKETAASPD